TTACTTTAAAAGGTATGCCCTTTGCATTCAAAGCATCTATCAGCGCATTTGTAGCCATCTCCCACTGTTCATCCGTACCCATGGAATTCTCTGGCCTTGTAGAGAGTTCCACATTATAATTGAATCCAAAGAGCGAGTAAACATAATCAACGAAATCTATGACGCCAATAATCTCACTCTTTACCTGATCTGGCATCATGAATATATGGGCATCGTCCTGTGTAAAATATCTTACTCTCATCAATCCATGTAAAACTCCTGATTTTTCATGCCTATGCACAATGCCAAGCTCGCACAACCTCAAAGGCAAATCCCTGTAGCTGTGCATAGACGTCTTATAGACGAGCATGGCACCAGGGCAATTCATCGGCTTTATAGCGTAGTTCTGACCGTCTATTTTAGTAAAGTACATATTTTCTTTATAATGGTCCCAATGCCCCGACCTGTGCCAGAGCTCTTCGTTGAGGATAATCGGCGTTTTTATCTCAAGATAACCTCTTTTTACGTGTTCACGCCTCCAAAAATCCTCGAGTATGTTCCGTATAATCATACCTTTTGGATGTAAAAATGGAAAGCCTGGCCCCTCTTCTTGTATACTAAAGAGATCCAGTTCTTTTCCCAATTTTCTGTGGTCTCTCTTCTTCGCCTCTTCCAGCATATTCAGGTATTCATCCAGTTTTGACTTTTTGTCAAAGGATGTGCCATATATCCTCTGAAGCATTTTGTTGCGCTCATCGCCCCTCCAGTAAGCTCCCGCTACTGATAAGAGCTTTATAGCCTTTACATAACCCGTTGACGGCAAGTGTGGCCCTGCACACAAATCCACAAATTCTCCTTGTTTGTAAAAAGAAATCGTAGCATCTTCAGGGAGGTTTTCTATCAGTTCTACCTTATATGGCTCATTCCTACTTTTCATAAGCGCAATGGCTTCAGAGCGGCTTAATTCAAACCTCTCGATTTTGTAATCCTCTTTTATGATCTTATGCATCTCCTCTTCAAGCCTTTGAAAGTCATCAGGCGTAAAAGCATGATCGATATCAAAATCATAGTAAAATCCGTTTTCTATAGCAGGCCCTATAGCCAGTTTAGCCTCAGGAAATATCCGCTTTACGGCCTGCGCCAGTATATGTGAGGATGTATGCCTAAAAATGTCCATCCCTTCCTGGTCATCAAAGGTCAAAAATTCCACCGTCGTATCTTCATTTAATGGAGTAGACAAATCCTTGACAATTCCATTAACCCTTGCCCCTAAAACTTTTTTGGCTAAAGCTGGACTTATAGATAAGGCAATATCTTTAAGCGTTACGCCATTGTCAAATTGCCTTACCGACCCATCTTTAAGTCTAACATTGATCATCAAAACATACCTCCTATCGCAATTTATTAAAAAACCCTCCCGTCCTCAAAGGGACGAGAGGGCCCGTGGTTCCACCCTAATTGGTACTCAAAGATTATAACGGCATCACCGGCGCAGCTTACTACATACTTCAGCCTGCAGCTCAGGGGTGGTCTTTCACGCATCCGATGTCTAGAAAAGCTTTCAGCCCTCGACTTTTCCTCTCTTTAGACCTGCGATGCGCTACTCTCCCCATCATTGCTTTTCAATGTAAATTTCATAACATAATTATAAAGCATTTATACAATAAAAGCAACACTTTAAAAATAGCTTACTATTACAGCCTGTATAAATCCTATGATAAGTCCAAGTATACCGCCCAGTATAATTATACCTTTTAACTCTTTATTTGCTACTTTTATTATAAGCTCTTCCAACTTCTTTATATCAAATTGGTTTATCTTTTCTTCAACCATACTTGCTACATTTATACCCTGCCCTATTTTCTTAAAGAAATTCTCATTTAAATCATCTATAAATTTATCAAATTCAGCATCTACAATATCATCGATGTATCTTAATACCATCGGCTTAAAAGCCGACAATATACCTGGCAACTTCTCTGAAACAATCCTGGATATCTTAAATTTAATCTGCCTTATGATCTCATCTCTTTGCTGATTTTCAATAAACTTGTCCAGAATCTCTTCAATAGAAACCAATTCCTCCTGCACTACCTCACCAATTTTTTTTGCCAGCTCTGCCCTCCTTTTAGGTATTAAACCTATTACCTGATAGTTAAGAAGCGGAATTGTTACCGGTCTCAAAGGTCGAAAAAGCATCTCAATAGCAAGATAATTAGTGAACCACCCTATTAATGCACCTATCACTGTCATAAAAATTATCTGATATATTGTCATAAATTTTGCACCTCAGTATTAAGTATACCATATAAAAAAACTTCAGCCAATATGACTGAAATTATTTTTTACATATGTTATTAGCCTCTTTGCATATATCACAGCCGGTGCAGATGTTTATCTTATTGCTAAAAATATTCTTTAACGTGTTCATAAAATTATGGTTATTAAACGTTTCTGAACAATGAAAATATATTTTACCCGGTGCTATAGTTATCAGCGAGCTTATAAGTACATCTTCGCCGTTTGATTCTCTGTCCAGATAGCCACGGCTTTCTATCAAACTGTCGTGAATTTCTTTATAGCTATTATCAAGCAACACATAGTGCATATCATCACTGACTAAAACATGTACGGCATCATATTGTGGTTCCTGTAATTCTGCAAAATATTTTAATATTTTAATAAACTCATTATATTCCTTTTCTACCAGATAATCGTCAACAGCCTTATCTACAACATCATAAAGACCATTTATATAATCTTTGAGCCTAAAATTAATGAAACCCTCTAAATTCAATATATCATTGGTCTTGAGATATTCCAGCATAGCATTTACAATCTGAGCTTTTTTGCTGATCCAATAAAAATCAACGTCATCTTCATTTAATATATTGTACACGTTCTTTAATATATTAAATCTTTCTTCCGATGAGAAATAATTATAATTCTTATAGATTATTCTATCAATAAATTTTATCTCCCAATGCTTCATAATTATATCTGCTAATATATTAGCCATGTACTGTTTTAGTATATCATATTTGTAATCACTTTTTTCTTTTAATTGGCACTCAAATAGTACATTTTCACCAACCTCAGTCTTGGTATAATCCATATTAAGTCCTCTTTTCTTTAACATATCCATCTCTGCTACAAAGCTATCTATAACAGGCAAAGCGTCTTTAGAAATCGTCACGGTCAAAACATTATACAATCTCTATCACTTCCTTTCATGATTAGTATGTGTTTGAGAATCCTTTATATTCTCTTCTCTATGGCCATTCCATTAGTGGAATAATAGAACCTATGTCTGTTATTTCATCGCAAACCAGATTCACGACACTTATGCCGTTATTATCTAGATAATCTAAAATTTCATCTTTATATTTATAAAACTGTATATTTCCAGCAACAGCCAATTCACTTTTTGATATAAGACCAGTGGCTCCTCCAATAAATCCATAATTCAATTCATGCAGCTTTATATTTCCCGGTGGTACCAACAAAGCCTCTATACCATGTTCTCTTGCTTTATTAGCAATACCCACATCTTGGGTAATAATAGCCTTTTCATTCACAATGCATATCGAACACTTTGCATAGCCTTGCTTTATATCGATAAGTTTAACACCTCGTTTTTTTAATTCATTTAATAAAACTTTATCTGTATATCTTATATTATGAAAAGCCACATCCCCAATTCTCGCTACATTATATGCTATATCACCGGGATAGTTTCTATATAAAGGTGTTTCTCCTTTAATGATATTAAATCCATAACCCTCCAGCTGCCATAAAAAATTCTTATCCACGTCTGGAGCAACAACAATATCTTCTCCTCCAAGATGATGTAATATCATATCGGGATGATATGATACTGCATTATACAGAATTGGATGCCTTACTGTATATATAACATCAATACCCATTTTCTCCAATGCCATACCTATGTTTTTTGCTCTTCCGTCAATTACAGCTAATTTTACCTTCCCTTGAGGCAAATTAGGATTTGATATATATGCCATATATATTTTCTCCCCTTTACTCAACTTTTGGGCCAATCGTCAATAAATTTTTGTATTAAAATCAAAATTAATGAAAAATTAATATTTAGGTAATTGTACCCTCTCCATGTTCAATTGTATAATATATTTCGAGATTATTATACCTGAATTTTAAAGGTGGTTATATAATTATGGTTAAATTCAAAAAAATTGCTTCATTAGCGATCATTGCTCTCTTTATACTAATGGGCACAAAAAGTTTTGTGCGACCTATAAAACAGATTAAAAAGGTACCATTACACAAACCAGAGTCATACGCTACAAGGGTCCCCGTTTTAACTTACCACGACTTTGTCCTGGGCAACCAGGAGCACAAATATGCAAGGAACGATAGCGTATTGCCTATTGAGCTTTTTGATGAGGAAATGAGATACTTATATCAAAATGGGTACAAAACTATTACTTTGCCTGAGTTAGAAAATTTTGTTAAACACAAATCCCTCTTACCTCTCAAAAGTGTAGCAATCACCATGGATGATGGTTACGAAAGTGACTACAAATTAGCATACCCTATTTTGAAAAAATATCACTTTAAAGCTACTATTTTTATAATAGGCAAGTATATAAGGCAAGACGGCGTTAAAAGTAAAGGACCATTTCCCTTTTTGACATATAGCGAAATGAAAAACAGCGAAGATGTTTTTTCTTTCAGTTCTCATACCTTTAATCTACACCGCACCATTGGCCATAAACCAGCACTCGCTGTAGTAGGAGAAGACCAAATAGTTAATGACCTGGAAATAGAAAAAGACTTTTTGTCACAATTTAATTATGAACCGTATTTTGCTTATCCTTTTGGAGGTTACAGCGATAAAGTTATACGCGCTTTAAAGAAGGTCGGCATAAGAATGGCTTTTACTACAAAAGAAGGAGACGTGATGCCGGGAGATAACCCATATATGTTGAGAAGGCATATCATTACACCTGCCGTATCTTTTGATGAATTTAAAGCCATTATGGGAGATACCTCTTACAAAGACCGTTTAAAGATTCGTTTTAATCACCTTATTAGGCATGTCCACAAAATTTTGTAGATCATAATTGGAGAGATATTCATGGGAAACAGGACGACATTTAAAAAAATAGTGATATTTATGGTCTTTGAAATTCTTTTTACTCTGGTTACCCTACCTTACATGATCTTTTATGGCCCTTTTACTAACGTGCGCAATACTCTGGTAACCACGGCAATGACTACATTTAAGCATCAATACCTGGCTACCCTTTTTTTACCAAAAGACGTCATAGACAAGATAATGAAGAAAAATTCCAGCAGCATAAAGTCTGGTGCCAGTAATAAAAACCTTATAAACTTTAAAAA
This genomic stretch from Caldanaerobius fijiensis DSM 17918 harbors:
- a CDS encoding polysaccharide deacetylase family protein, with protein sequence MVKFKKIASLAIIALFILMGTKSFVRPIKQIKKVPLHKPESYATRVPVLTYHDFVLGNQEHKYARNDSVLPIELFDEEMRYLYQNGYKTITLPELENFVKHKSLLPLKSVAITMDDGYESDYKLAYPILKKYHFKATIFIIGKYIRQDGVKSKGPFPFLTYSEMKNSEDVFSFSSHTFNLHRTIGHKPALAVVGEDQIVNDLEIEKDFLSQFNYEPYFAYPFGGYSDKVIRALKKVGIRMAFTTKEGDVMPGDNPYMLRRHIITPAVSFDEFKAIMGDTSYKDRLKIRFNHLIRHVHKIL
- a CDS encoding DUF6873 family GME fold protein: MAYISNPNLPQGKVKLAVIDGRAKNIGMALEKMGIDVIYTVRHPILYNAVSYHPDMILHHLGGEDIVVAPDVDKNFLWQLEGYGFNIIKGETPLYRNYPGDIAYNVARIGDVAFHNIRYTDKVLLNELKKRGVKLIDIKQGYAKCSICIVNEKAIITQDVGIANKAREHGIEALLVPPGNIKLHELNYGFIGGATGLISKSELAVAGNIQFYKYKDEILDYLDNNGISVVNLVCDEITDIGSIIPLMEWP
- the ytxC gene encoding putative sporulation protein YtxC, producing the protein MYNVLTVTISKDALPVIDSFVAEMDMLKKRGLNMDYTKTEVGENVLFECQLKEKSDYKYDILKQYMANILADIIMKHWEIKFIDRIIYKNYNYFSSEERFNILKNVYNILNEDDVDFYWISKKAQIVNAMLEYLKTNDILNLEGFINFRLKDYINGLYDVVDKAVDDYLVEKEYNEFIKILKYFAELQEPQYDAVHVLVSDDMHYVLLDNSYKEIHDSLIESRGYLDRESNGEDVLISSLITIAPGKIYFHCSETFNNHNFMNTLKNIFSNKINICTGCDICKEANNICKK
- a CDS encoding DUF445 domain-containing protein, which encodes MTIYQIIFMTVIGALIGWFTNYLAIEMLFRPLRPVTIPLLNYQVIGLIPKRRAELAKKIGEVVQEELVSIEEILDKFIENQQRDEIIRQIKFKISRIVSEKLPGILSAFKPMVLRYIDDIVDAEFDKFIDDLNENFFKKIGQGINVASMVEEKINQFDIKKLEELIIKVANKELKGIIILGGILGLIIGFIQAVIVSYF
- the thrS gene encoding threonine--tRNA ligase yields the protein MNVRLKDGSVRQFDNGVTLKDIALSISPALAKKVLGARVNGIVKDLSTPLNEDTTVEFLTFDDQEGMDIFRHTSSHILAQAVKRIFPEAKLAIGPAIENGFYYDFDIDHAFTPDDFQRLEEEMHKIIKEDYKIERFELSRSEAIALMKSRNEPYKVELIENLPEDATISFYKQGEFVDLCAGPHLPSTGYVKAIKLLSVAGAYWRGDERNKMLQRIYGTSFDKKSKLDEYLNMLEEAKKRDHRKLGKELDLFSIQEEGPGFPFLHPKGMIIRNILEDFWRREHVKRGYLEIKTPIILNEELWHRSGHWDHYKENMYFTKIDGQNYAIKPMNCPGAMLVYKTSMHSYRDLPLRLCELGIVHRHEKSGVLHGLMRVRYFTQDDAHIFMMPDQVKSEIIGVIDFVDYVYSLFGFNYNVELSTRPENSMGTDEQWEMATNALIDALNAKGIPFKVNEGDGAFYGPKIDFHLKDSIGRTWQCGTIQLDFQMPERFDLTYIGQDGEKHRPVMLHRVIYGSIERFIGILTEHYAGAFPTWLAPVQVRILPIADRHFEYAEKVNDTLKGMDVRVETDKRNEKIGYKIREAQIQKIPYMLIIGDNEVENGTISVRSRKEGDIGSMALDDFIAKIKDEITKKI